The segment GCGCAGCCTGTGCCTTCGAGAATGGCCGTTGGCGGGAGCAGCCAAAACGTCAGTCAACTGGCCAGCCTAGCAGCAAGACAGCCAGCAGGCCGTAAGCGAGGTCGGCCGCCGCGAATCGTCAATAAATCTACACTCACCAGGGTCTCGTTGGAAGCAAGCCAGCATAATAACACGCAGGCCAATAGTAATGTAAGCAGCATACCGACTCAGTGTCAGACACGAAGTCACTCAGACACCCTCGGATCTGGACGAACAACAGGAGTCCGTGCTAGCGGTCGGAGGACACAACCTAGCATCCGGAGGACGAGGAGTCAATGGGAGCTAGTTGACAGCGATGAAAATATACTTCCTTCTATAGTAGTCAGAGAGTAGAGCGTTAGACATGTTTCCTGAGCAATAAACAGAGCAAGAAATTTTCCATTCAAAACGAGACTTCTTGAGACATCCTACTTTGCCAAGATCTTGAGCACTGGGAGAGCTTGAGGTAAGAATAAGGTCATGTTATTAGAGCTGGTCACGCTGGGTTCGTCAGGAAGTATTTATGGGTCCGCGAAGAACTGACCAATTGAATGTTATAAAGTCATGCCGCTGTAAGGTCATGCCTCTGTATCAAAACCGTCATGCCGCTCTATCAATTCCcatttatatatatattcctTATTAACCTATCTCTTTCTCTCGTGCCTAGGTCAATTAACTagcttggaaggataacAGCCTTGTGCTCTTTCTTGTAACCCTCTTCCAAGGCGATACGCGTACCGATAAGAAGAGGAATAAGCCATCCGTAGAGCACCTACAAGCCCGGCCAATACAGCACTTTTTTGGTGAGGAGACCACTAAATTCATTCCAATCCCgccagctgctgctgcttatGACGATGAAATGAACCACGTTGACCGAGGTGACCAATTGAATCACACACAAGCTATGATCACCCCTATGCCGGGGGGCTTGGCAGGCACTTACATGGACCttcctccttgatgttgcACTTACTAACAGCTATATCCTTCAACTACATGGTCCCCAGCCAAAATGGGAGAGATGTAGGCCACAGGAGGATTGGCGGAAGTACATTTCAAACACCTTATTCAACAAATATATCAAGTAAGTCAAGCAAAAAAGAGATATCGGTTAGGGACTGAAGAGTACATCAATGATCAAGAAACACGGCAAAAACACATAGACAGGAACATCAACTATGTCTACCAAGGCCGTAAGGCAAGGTGTCTAGCCTGCCTTGTCTTCCGACAAGGGCAAATAAGGTCAAAACGGCCAAAACGGCACTCTTTCAGTGAAATCAGCGGTAATACAAGAAGCAGGTGCAAGGCAAACAGACTAGGTACGGCTGTAAGGTGTGTGATGTAGCGATTTGTGACGATGGAAATTGTTGGTACTTTTATCACCGCGTAGATTAGGTGGCGGTAGAAGTACCTTCTATTCTGTGCATTTTAAATGGCTACACCCCCTCGTCATGACCGCATTGGAGCCTTATGACCTCTTAGGAGATAGTAGATCCCTGTAAAAATTAGGTAgcctaatattattagggTTTCTGGGAGTAATTAAGTGGCGGTCCTAGCACGTAAGAGCTTTTAAGCCTAACCTCCTCACGGGGGGAAGAAAATACCGAACTCGCTCACGCCAAAGTTCGCAGATATCGAGTTCGGTGTTTTCTTTCCCTCCTAGCCTCCGTACTATCTACATATAACCAGGGATAGGCTACTGAACCAATGTGATAAAAATGTGATAAACTCTAAACTGCACTAGAGCTAGCGAGAATCCTCCTGATCCGTTGTTAGTGGAGACGCGTTGAGGGTTCTGAGCTAACCGGACAGGGCTAGACTCGGATGACCACTGAGAGAAtgagacaagaagaaggatgggTTCAGTACCAAACGGGAGGGAAGAAATTATAGAAGAGCAACATACCCCCATCCATTCCGACCCATTAGCTCGATAAGTTTGACTCGACAACGTCGGAACCGCGAATATAATTCCTGCAGCAAATCGATCAGCGAAGGCCTAACTACcgactttttttttcttttccatttctcactttctttcttttatttttcaCTCTCGTTACAACAAATGGCTTACGCAACGGACAATGGGCACGGCTCAAGTTCGACGAGAAGTGGTGGCAGGTCCACTGACTCCCTAGTTCTGCAGTCATCAGTCATGATAAGGCCCCTTGCGCAAACCTCGATGTCGGCACTCACCGCCGCCTCCTCGTCGAACTATGCGCCTAGCGTGTCTAGTGACAGCCAAATCCAAAGCCAGAGCGGGGGTATCCCTGGCACACCCGTGAGCGGACGCTCACGTCGCTCAGGCGGATGGGACCGGCAAACGCTTTCCCCGACAGCGGCTGCAAGAGCCggagttgatgatgtggGAATTCCATGAGCCAAATTGCGATTCGATGGCGTTTTGACTGTTGAGAAATAGCTTACGATTGAAGACCATGCCGTTGATCAGCCAAGCAGTCTTCGGCCCAAGGAGGATCTAGATGACTCTTCTGATTCTTCAGATGAATACATGACGAGTTATCGGCCTTTGGAACGGTAAGAATTACCCATTATGCTGCTATTAGTTCAGTATCACTTCATTAGCTGCGAATATCACCTACCATACTGGTAGATTGGCTGATTGGTTCATCTGTTTGCTCATGCTGACTTGGCAAAGTAGTTCCACTCGGGTCAGTGGGTCACGTTCCAAACGTTTCTTTCAATCTTtcgtcaagaagttcaacaaATCCTCTGTTCGTCCGTCTCCCAGTTCTGACAGGCCATTGGCATCCGAGAATTAATCAAACAATTCACAGGTTACGGCTTGCTGCCAAACAGCCAGGTATATTCCCGTCTCACCCATCAATCATACTATTCGATAGCACGCATCTTAATTACTCGTGTGCTAATGCGCTTTCGTTTTAGCAAGAACAAATCAGAAATGGTATGGGTTGAGGCCCCGGGCGCGTCACCCCCTCGCTACCCTTTAGCTTGTGTGCTTGCTGACAGATTGCGCCAGTCATTCAGCACACCGTCATCATCGATGTCTTCGAAGGGCAGCTTCATTTAGCACCTATCTCATCAAAGCCGAGGCGggtccttgatgttggcaCTGGCCCTGGAGCATGGGCATTGGTAAGTTCTTATCATTGAACGAATGTAATGATTTGCATCATTTACTGACATTTGCCATTTTGCCGTATTTAGGAATTTGGcaagtctttttttttttcttccccGTTCATGTCCTTCTGTGCCATGGCCATTGAAGCTAACAATCGTGGCCTTGGTTGGTAGCCCAAAAGCACCCTTACTGTTCCGTTCTAGCCGTGGACATTGATCCGGTCCAGCCGCCTTATACCAGATCTAACTGTAGCTTTATCGCAATGGATATTACGCATGATTGGGACTTCACCGGCGGCGGTAACTTCGATTTTATTCACATTCGACAACTTGGCGATATTCAGGATAAAAAGAAGTTAGTCCAATCGACTTTTGACAACCTGGAGCCTGGAGGATGGGTCGAATTTACGGAATGGATCGCAATTCTACAGTCACCAAATCATTCATTGGACGGCACCGCATTCCGCAAATGGAATGATCTGCTAGAGCAAGGAATGCGCAGTTTTGGTACAACGCTGTACTACCCGAATAAATTCAAGCCATTGCTACAGGAAACAGGCTTTGAGCATATCATTGAGACCAGAAACGGCGCGCCGACAAATGCGTGCTATCCTGGGAAAAGGTTGCAGCGCATAGGCCATCTAATGACGCAGAACTGGctgcttgttcttgagcCATTAACAATGCCTGTTTTTACGCAAGCGTTAGGCTGGTCTCCGGATCAAGTCAAGTCGTTTCTGGTTGATGTACGGAAAGAGATTGGCAACACACAATACCATTCCTTCATGACGCTGTGAGTACCATCCGCCCCCTCCATCTGAGAACTTATCAAAAACTCTTATGCTTACAATTGCGATCCAGAATAACTATTTGCGCCCAAAAGCCGTTAAATAGTTCATCCACGTCGTCAAAGTCggcctcagcttcagcctccgCATCCGAATCTTCTCTTCCCACGATAAAGTAGGTCCTCCGGTTTGACCAGACGCACTTTGAACACGACCCGCGAGGTTGCCTTCACGAAAAGGTCACTTGCGAAGCTGGCCCTGATGTAATCAATAACCAGCAGCATATGGTTCGCGATACTTGGCACAGAATGGGGAGCCCTGTCCCCTCTCCAAGGATGGATCGGGCTGGCTTGTTGCAGTGACATCCGTGGGACGTCTAGGTTACGATGTTTTTCTGGTTCTTTTGCCAGGGAGGTTTTGATAATtggatgatatcaagaaACTATGGGGTCTAGTTCATAGACCCTTTGTTGGGTCTGAATGGTATGTTTTTGGTGTTATATTGCTTCTTTTGAGCACGAATGCTGTGAGGAACCCGGGCGCAGATGGGGAATTTAGGGTCGCCCTCCTACTCTTTCCTGAAAAATGTTACTCTTGAAGCACTGTCCCACAAAAAGGGCCTTAGAATAGATGAATAAAGCTATGCTAAGATTATCGGAAGGGATAATGTCCTCCAGAAAGCAAAGAGTGTATACAGTTGATGTTCCTCTCAAACATCCTAACAAAGTTATACCGGTATATGCTGATCGACCCAGGCCTTGGCAAGTTTTTCCTCGTACGGTTCAAGCCAAGtcttctttatatatacAACCTCTTTAGAATGATTTGGAAGatacttttttttatatGCTGCCACGCGGTTATTAAAATTGCCTCGGTAGGTGACTGCATAATAGAATGCCAAAAGTTATAGAAATCTGCCCAACCATCCGGTTTGGACCCCGTTTTCATGGCTCCCGATGCATTAGAGGCAGCGCCAGCAGCTAGTTTCTCCTGTAGCGTGAAAATTGGAAGGCAACATGCAAGCACTGCTTTGTTTGTTCAGTCCGAAGGACTTCTATTACGACGATAACTTGAAAGCATAATGTCTCAGGGTAGGCATGATCATCACGGCCTCAGGAAACAACAGTATTACCGTAGTAATCTACCTATATGCTTTCAGTAACTctgcgggatggaataccccgcaCAAGTAACAACTGAAGAACAatcaaaaaaaaaaacattttgctgctgctcatcatattcactttaaccctttaagcacCCTAAGTGCGACAATGATACTGGCAAAAACGCATTAACCAAGAGCGCTGAGTGGAATGGATGCCGGCATCAGGTTTTTAGGTCCAATGGAATCATATAAATAGGGGATACAACGCCCAAAATTTCCAAATTGAGTTTTCGGCGCACCTTTCGTAATACAAAAGATGCTTCCTATTTGTGGTGACAGGGAATCAGCACCGGGGGTCCTGGAAAGTTGTAGAGGGCGCACGGACCGCAAAAATTGGTATTGGATGCTAGTACCAGTGGTATTTGGTACAGTAGTACAGTAGGGCCTGGGCCGTAGATCAGCGGGGACAACGGCTCACGATCTTTACAAGCATTTAAAGACAGCACGATACTCTGGCAAGCTACCTAGGTTAAATTACATCCCATGTTGTTTCCATTTCGTTCCTATCTCGTGAGCATTCTTGATCTTCTACCCTCACAGTTACATCAGTCACCGTCTTGATACCTTTATCCACGTGCCCAAGCTCCACAAATTCTGTCGTCGAGTCACCGCCTGAGACGATAGCTCTTGCACTCGCGCCGTCACTTTCAGGATCAGGATCAACTGCACTAAGCTGCCTGATGTATCTACTTGCACCAGGCCGAGTTCCTGTCTCGGTACCTCGAGGAGTCGGCTTGTTGGTACTATCGAGATGACTTCGGAGACCGACCTTGTAGGAAACAAGGCGAAGCAGAGGCTGAAGAGCAGGAAAGCTGCCACACCAGAGTCCAACATGCAATTCAAGCGTCACCCAAGCGGCAACTCGAGCCATTTTGTAAGTCCTGTAATTATAGGGTTAGCGGCTAATAATGGGAGCAGAACAACCAAAGCAGGCAACGCACGTGTCAACGCCAAAGTCAGTAGTTATCATGAAGCCAAGTCGAAGAATTCCCATAACGATGGCAGCCAAACCGACACAGAAGACGAGAATAACTTTTATCGCCTTGGAACCAAACGTCATATTTTTGTGGATGACCCAGATTGGCAGCCCGAATAGCGCGGCATCGATCAAAATCCCGATGAAAGCATCCGCCCACATTAAATGAGCTTCCGATTTTTGGCTGACACAATTTCTATCAGGATTCATGCCGTCAAAGAGGTCGCTGAGACAGTATTAGAGAATAAACTGAACAAACTGACAGAAACAGGCACACGTACCCGATAGGTTTGCACTCtaggaggaagaagatgaatgCTGCCAGAGTGATCGAAACGATGACAACGCCGATACCCCATACGCACCGTATAAAGACACCTATCGGTATTTCAACCGTCAGGTTGTGCGAGCAGGGCACAGGATGGGATACGTACGATCTCGACCTAGACGAGGAATGAAAACCAGAATCGACAGGCGAATTAAGCCAGACGCCAGGAAAAACAGCATTTGTGCAACAGGTAAAAGCTTGGGTCGCCTTTATTAGTCTGGAACAAGAAATGAACCGGTCATGGTTGGTTGGAATAAGCGCATACCTCGAAAAAGGCCTTTAGCTGTGCAGGAGAGAGTGTGCTCATCATAGATCCTGATCCATTTTGTACTTGGGCGATCTCGAGGGAAGATATAGCGACAGTCAAGGCCTGAAATCACAAACATGTCAACAATGACGCAGTGGGGAAAGTTCGCAGGGAGTCTCACGAAGCCAAGTAACGCCAGCATGTCATCAACCCCAAGAGCCCTGGCCATGAAGCCGCGAGCGTACAGACGCCCGATCATGACAATGGATGAGAGCACGATAAGGCATACATTCAGGTACAAGAGAACCGGGCCTTGGGATTTAGCATCATTGTCCAAACCGCTTGCCATGTTCCGTGTTGGCGCAATGTAGCGACACTCCAGTTAGTTGGTGCGGCAGAGGGGTATATGCGTATGTCGCAGTCTAGGCTGCCTTATGTTCGTGCTTTTACAGTAGAGAAAATTAACTATAACCGTTGAAGAGACATGCATGTCTCTTAAGGGCCCCAGAGTGGCATCCCATAGCACCCGAAGTCCTTCGTAGGATAGTTGACTGTCTGCAGCCACTTTCCAAATAATACGACCTTATCTCGCTAGCAGCTACATACAAGGAGAATGGACAGCAGAGTGGCCAAGGGAGGATAACCCACCCACTCAATCAATTCATGGATGGCCCAAGCCAGTTGGTTCGGAACGAGGGGAACTTCCGCGGGCCGCCCTCCCCAGAGGAATTTGCCTCTAGTGTGAACCTCCACTTTCTGGCAGGGATAAATAGCTCGAACCCTGAATGACAACGGCGTCCCGATAGGATTGAGAGTATTGCACACCGGCTTAGTCAAACTTTTGAGTTTGTGTGGCTAATTGGTGGTATTAGACGAGTAGGTACGTGCGCACTAATCGTTCACAACAAAACGACCCGCCAAGCGAGAAAGATGAGTAGCAAGTACAGAAGAAGCCTCTAGAAGTCTGTGAAGCTTTCTTACGGTAGCCCTAGCAAGTGTTGATGGGCTACCGATTGGACAGGCGTTTTAAAACTTTCCCTGACTCGTGTCGTGGTCTGAGGCTTGTGCTAGTCAGCGCCTCGATGACAGTTGGTGGAGATTGGAACTCACATGTCAATCGAATAACTCTAAAACGTAAACCACAGGCAGACAATCTGGGGGGACAACAAATGAAAAATACATTAAGGGAGAAAATAAATACGTTGAAAGAGTCTATTAACAGGAACTGGGAAATATAAGTTGTTGTGATCGAACTAATCAGTAGTCCAAAGAGGCCAGAGCGAGCGACGCGAAGAGGTCCCAATCCATCGGATCGACGTCGATAACTAGGCATGAGACACAGACCATCGTATCTTTACGTTATTGGTGAGCGACTGAATAATGTCTCTTGCGGAGAGGGCGGTCGGGCAtgtggaggagaaggactgGAAAGGGCCTCGGCGCCCCTGAGCGAGTCAAACGCCCGCGGCACCATAGGGCTCAGTGAGTTGGCGGAGACGTACGCGACGACCCTCAGCGTCACGTTCCAGAGCGGCTGCAGGACCTCTGACCAGTCGTAGAGAACGTCGGACATGGAGCAGACGACGAAGACAGTTTCAACGGTTACGACTGCGTGGTCAAAGGCGCTAGAAATATGCAGCTCTACGTGCGGCTGCCATAGAGTTTCGCCGTTGGAGTGGATGTGGCGGGGACGGAAGAAAGGACGCTGGATCAGTATGTACAGTGACGAACCAAAAGTTCCCGACACACCCCGCACCTTAGCGCGTTTTCATCCACAACAACAATATCCcccatcaacttcaacacgCGATTACTCTATCAGTTATGCCTCGATACAGGCGAGGGCTACATCATTCGCCTCACAAGAGGACAATATGCCACCCTTACCACGAAGCCATTCAGACTTAATCAATCATCCAATGGGAATTCTATTTGAGGAAGCAGAAACAGCGCATCTTAGGAGTCATGACGAGATGGAATCATGGACTGAAATTCCTCGAGACGACCCTCGAACGAAAGGAAACCAAATTCTAGACTTCATGTGGGTCTACGTATACAAGTTTGACAAGCACGGCCGCTTTCAGAAGTGCAAGGCGCGTCTGGTAGTAAGGGGCGACCAGCAAGCTAGGTCAATTCACGGGGAGACCTATGCGGC is part of the Fusarium oxysporum Fo47 chromosome VII, complete sequence genome and harbors:
- a CDS encoding S-adenosyl-L-methionine-dependent methyltransferase, with protein sequence MAYATDNGHGSSSTRSGGRPLAQTSMSALTAASSSNYAPSVSSDSQIQSQSGGIPGTPVSGRSRRSGGWDRQTLSPTAAARAGVDDLTIEDHAVDQPSSLRPKEDLDDSSDSSDEYMTSYRPLERNVIQHTVIIDVFEGQLHLAPISSKPRRVLDVGTGPGAWALPPYTRSNCSFIAMDITHDWDFTGGGNFDFIHIRQLGDIQDKKKLVQSTFDNLEPGGWVEFTEWIAILQSPNHSLDGTAFRKWNDLLEQGMRSFGTTLYYPNKFKPLLQETGFEHIIETRNGAPTNACYPGKRLQRIGHLMTQNWLLVLEPLTMPVFTQALGWSPDQVKSFLVDVRKEIGNTQYHSFMTLITICAQKPLNSSSTSSKSASASASASESSLPTIK